A portion of the Daphnia magna isolate NIES linkage group LG4, ASM2063170v1.1, whole genome shotgun sequence genome contains these proteins:
- the LOC123471527 gene encoding sterol regulatory element-binding protein cleavage-activating protein-like — translation MAFIDPQIGHHPAVEDVDPTALANGRGLHSSTKGLSIPDRVALLYYKHGLLCSSYPWCTIVVAIIIVLTSCHPLLSLPFPGNEPEEISIPLPEKRISTDQDFETLQYPTRWGTQQPSFFIQQIVIRSSVNPWTSDLGLMDAFRGPLGEVFKIHSGLLGFHSRTSNLTLRDVCLYVESVAPRARSFQHLLPEFSCLVLSPANLWQLDENTFRNDAQFLDTIFSFKNPVVEVRSSMADILYGVSLKNSGLKKFPVKTRSRVLTYAVTIILKTHSEPFLSDLRLKLRNQFPLHSSTQESSPSRRTVVHIYYPERFNYLELIPLTFVYLVLFLYIYFSVRKIEMVKSKFGMAFSAVVTVVASLGMSVGLCTWFGLRFTLQGRDVFPYLVVIVGLENILVLTRSVVSTPANLDVKIRVAQGLSREGWNITKNLLTEITILTVGFFTFVPAIQEFCLFAVVALLSDFVLQMLFFSTVLSIDILRKELSEIQRQRRQLQPGQQYLATNHSVQTPNSAERAFIANSVHPHLRTRGHSAAISSKATPTAVVAPSSYTHNRSAMARVPRRIKIVHFWARTRFFQRTFMVAVVIWMSIFFYKYVAIENLTGETAGWSVQPNDSSPVELPAQSPQPSVKVSCSAGSNCVRSGEPDVTKETATPRAASEYATVSPSTGKEEIDWQSRLQHPKNVDLWRRLSYRHWPDLLDIYNISLAGKCIAILPSIRLSIPVHPERLSEVRNSRDGEYLSRSRWKSLASALDSLDVLDGDDSDFGTSGLNHDGGLNSGSGGNGGSDEDSKTPYVPSSPIQIILTTLLAIPSVVFIAYVTVVLYRCICSRHYAEWRSSSTFWSLGWGWAGNAGGGLTQESREYYSQIVAESMPLVLDGHRSPIECISTDGDVVSSVCLSGQLHIWDIQTGDAVAQIDRNTYFAALHQQSTPPSPNGLRRDTYSSTNEMAAFNGPTFSNPIVLRSSGSFHSPPASPNDLSWKDRTSPTSVKTSYYPSPVWCMQCFDGQVALGCANGRIEIWSHSSGLRCLYDDGGGVGVAKLKVCGEYLLAARLNGTLESFQFHADFGSSVEQVDRRVHSLHGVGEYDSEGRHSPSVFRLVRLNWARAHQQPISVLDASANGSRVVTGSLDHCLKVWRLETLTALYCLHGHRGPITAMFIDGAYPCSASGTGSQDGMLCMWDLSSGTCVYSLQAHDGSVSVLTYTSSYVISLGADDKLCVWERFQGHLLNSLSLARLALCGSLAMLNDRLLVTSRQGSLVVWDVRTGESIREVRLGDADSSTFVRNVMVVRDNVICDYGTQLRIVSFPMISTHKVE, via the coding sequence ATGGCCTTTATTGATCCACAAATTGGTCATCACCCCGCCGTCGAGGATGTCGATCCGACTGCACTTGCTAATGGGAGAGGATTGCATTCTAGCACTAAAGGCCTCAGCATACCTGATAGGGTAGCGTTACTCTACTACAAGCATGGTCTCCTTTGCTCCAGCTACCCTTGGTGTACAATAGTAGTAGCGATTATTATTGTTCTCACGTCATGTCACCCGTTGTTGTCATTGCCTTTTCCTGGAAATGAACCAGAGGAGATATCTATCCCACTCCCTGAGAAAAGAATCTCTACGGATCAAGATTTTGAAACTCTTCAGTACCCAACAAGATGGGGAACTCAACAGCCATCATTTTTCATTCAGCAGATTGTAATACGATCATCAGTCAACCCGTGGACCTCTGACTTGGGCCTGATGGATGCTTTTAGAGGTCCATTGGGGGAAGTTTTCAAGATACATTCAGGTCTGCTGGGCTTCCACTCACGTACTAGTAACTTGACTCTTCGAGACGTTTGCCTCTACGTTGAGAGCGTAGCTCCTAGAGCTCGTTCTTTTCAACATCTTCTCCCGGAATTCAGTTGTCTGGTCCTGTCACCTGCAAATTTGTGGCAACTAGACGAGAATACCTTCCGCAATGACGCCCAGTTCCTAGACACCATCTTTTCCTTCAAGAACCCCGTGGTAGAAGTGCGTTCAAGCATGGCCGACATACTTTATGGTGTCTCGCTCAAAAACAGTGGATTGAAGAAATTCCCAGTCAAGACTCGATCCCGCGTCCTAACGTATGCCGTCACCATCATACTTAAAACTCACTCTGAACCGTTCCTCTCCGACTTGCGACTCAAGCTCCGCAATCAATTCCCACTGCATTCTAGTACTCAAGAATCCAGTCCATCTCGACGCACAGTCGTTCATATCTACTACCCAGAAAGGTTCAACTACTTGGAGCTTATCCCGCTGACCTTTGTCTACTTAGTTCTGTTCCTCTACATTTACTTTTCGGTTCGCAAGATAGAAATGGTGAAATCAAAGTTCGGCATGGCTTTTAGTGCCGTCGTCACTGTGGTGGCATCACTGGGCATGTCTGTCGGTCTCTGCACGTGGTTCGGATTGCGTTTCACGCTCCAAGGACGAGACGTATTCCCCTATTTGGTCGTGATCGTTGGCTTGGAGAACATTTTGGTGTTGACCCGCTCCGTGGTGTCGACGCCTGCCAACTTGGACGTTAAGATCCGTGTGGCTCAGGGACTTAGTCGCGAAGGCTGGAATATAACCAAAAATCTTTTGACCGAAATCACTATCTTGACGGTTGGCTTCTTCACCTTTGTTCCAGCAATCCAAGAATTCTGTCTGTTTGCCGTCGTCGCCCTCCTATCCGATTTCGTCCTCCAAATGCTGTTCTTCTCCACCGTCCTGTCCATCGACATATTGCGCAAAGAGTTGTCGGAAATCCAACGCCAACGGCGGCAGCTTCAACCTGGCCAGCAGTACTTGGCCACCAATCATAGCGTCCAAACTCCGAATTCAGCGGAACGTGCGTTTATAGCTAATTCTGTCCACCCGCACTTACGCACCCGAGGGCACTCGGCTGCCATTTCGTCCAAAGCCACTCCAACGGCCGTCGTAGCGCCTTCGTCGTACACGCACAATCGGTCAGCTATGGCCAGAGTGCCACGAAGGATAAAGATTGTTCATTTCTGGGCCCGCACGCGCTTCTTCCAGCGTACCTTTATGGTGGCTGTCGTCATCTGGATGAGTATCTTCTTCTACAAGTACGTGGCCATCGAGAATTTGACGGGTGAAACGGCTGGCTGGTCAGTTCAACCGAACGATTCATCGCCGGTTGAACTTCCAGCGCAATCGCCGCAACCCAGTGTCAAAGTCTCGTGCTCTGCCGGATCCAATTGTGTTCGATCAGGGGAACCAGATGTCACGAAAGAAACCGCAACCCCTCGCGCTGCGTCTGAATATGCGACTGTGTCGCCCTCCACCggcaaagaagaaatcgaTTGGCAGAGTCGGTTGCAACACCCGAAGAACGTAGATCTTTGGAGGAGGTTGTCGTATCGTCACTGGCCTGATTTGCTGGATATTTACAACATTTCTCTGGCCGGAAAATGCATAGCCATATTACCTTCCATCCGTCTTTCCATACCGGTCCATCCTGAACGGCTGTCGGAAGTGCGCAACAGTAGGGACGGCGAGTACCTGTCGCGATCGCGCTGGAAATCTTTGGCATCAGCCCTCGATTCGCTCGATGTTCTCGACGGAGATGACAGCGATTTCGGCACGTCGGGTCTCAATCACGACGGAGGTCTCAATAGTGGATCAGGCGGGAACGGGGGCTCGGATGAAGACAGCAAGACACCCTACGTTCCGTCGTCGCCCATACAAATCATCTTGACCACTTTATTGGCCATCCCCAGCGTCGTTTTCATCGCCTACGTCACCGTCGTCCTGTATCGTTGCATATGTTCCCGTCACTACGCCGAATGGAGGAGCTCTTCGACGTTCTGGTCGCTGGGTTGGGGCTGGGCCGGCAATGCCGGTGGCGGTTTGACGCAAGAGTCTCGCGAATATTACTCACAAATAGTAGCAGAGTCGATGCCTCTCGTTCTCGACGGTCACCGTTCGCCGATCGAATGCATTTCCACCGATGGCGATGTCGTATCGAGCGTCTGCCTATCCGGCCAGCTGCACATCTGGGACATTCAAACGGGCGACGCGGTAGCTCAAATCGATCGAAACACGTATTTTGCCGCCCTACATCAACAGTCAACGCCGCCGTCGCCGAACGGTCTGCGCCGTGATACGTACTCATCAACCAACGAGATGGCCGCTTTTAACGGTCCCACCTTTTCGAACCCGATTGTTTTGAGATCTTCGGGCTCTTTTCATTCTCCTCCGGCTAGCCCCAACGACCTGTCGTGGAAGGACAGGACTAGTCCGACTAGCGTCAAAACGTCTTACTATCCGTCACCAGTGTGGTGCATGCAATGCTTTGATGGACAGGTGGCGCTGGGCTGCGCCAACGGACGGATTGAAATTTGGAGCCACAGTTCGGGATTGCGTTGCCTTTACGATGATGGCGGTGGCGTCGGAGTAGCCAAGCTGAAAGTTTGCGGCGAATATCTTCTGGCTGCCCGGCTGAATGGAACCCTAGAATCGTTCCAGTTCCATGCGGATTTCGGCAGTTCTGTCGAACAAGTCGATCGTCGTGTTCATTCCCTCCACGGGGTTGGTGAATACGATTCAGAAGGTCGACATTCTCCGTCCGTTTTTCGTCTTGTCCGGCTCAACTGGGCCAGGGCTCATCAACAGCCCATCTCAGTCCTGGACGCGTCGGCCAACGGCAGCCGCGTAGTGACGGGTTCATTAGATCATTGCCTGAAAGTTTGGCGGCTGGAAACACTGACGGCCCTGTACTGTTTGCACGGCCACCGCGGACCCATCACCGCCATGTTTATCGACGGCGCGTACCCTTGCAGCGCGTCCGGAACGGGAAGTCAAGACGGAATGCTGTGCATGTGGGATTTGTCCAGCGGCACTTGCGTCTACAGTTTGCAGGCTCACGACGGTAGCGTGTCCGTCCTGACCTACACGTCCTCGTACGTGATCAGCCTGGGCGCCGATGACAAGTTATGCGTGTGGGAGCGATTTCAGGGCCATCTGCTCAACTCTCTTTCGTTGGCCCGTCTTGCTCTGTGCGGTAGTTTGGCTATGCTCAACGACCGGTTACTTGTCACCAGTCGGCAAGGTTCGCTGGTCGTCTGGGACGTCCGAACGGGCGAATCGATTCGAGAAGTTCGCCTCGGCGATGCCGACTCGAGTACTTTCGTTCGCAACGTGATGGTCGTTAGAGACAATGTCATCTGTGACTATGGCACTCAGTTGCGTATCGTTTCTTTCCCCATGATTTCCACCCACAAAGTTGAGTAA
- the LOC123471529 gene encoding uncharacterized protein LOC123471529: protein MPFGEVMYRCNAHYCFSSVFRNRVVGLVVTLALMQLFLFSFYLNGLHSQVVVTTNTGSSSNSPVSSSEQQDGHYQPLELAAVVQQAVGPRHADNPTVVVAGAGSAATVVGADSNLGQRSAPVGQEVDRPDEEFLNPSISKAKAAMGDVAKKALDHLMTNKKPAMDLMAMAAKKLSADPNDPTMAKLGLNLLANAFNNMKNQRGPAQLKPQQQQQQPTNEVTGRQQQAVANSNEPASSSAVNDVEDQSKSQYANLAQMGLQMLTNGLADPSSIAANKGSSPDMRMLEMASQLMWQSAKLSKAGFDPQMAKSALGLLKGAVASQKLDPKLILGLATKMMTMQQQLQQQQQPSSVSGETNGGGFNLLSQLLSNGQLASALLNAGAAAAQPAVSADQSNAIYRNYVKVTSRKLPTLKSKMSSPYSIPSGKVVVDIGFQFTMEAVDTCRSNATYLIMAISSAAHTEERQAARDTWIKDLHQLVGGKVDVVFIIGQTANVTLHRAIEEEATTHRDLIQTNVQEPIENGVFKTLAGLVWIDRHCPEIEQILKIDDDVYVSAATMLKAMEKGKARPTITGSLIDSMNPHTTSDERHKTTKKAWPLKEFPRFVLGGAYLMGRPAVPRLLAAAQVTPVLPLEDVYVTGLCAVGGKVELIPKKSLFEEEISEELETCTFEDFASWRSTGAADVKQTWNFAQAMKRSGEICITTNKCARTFMGICIPSSS, encoded by the exons ATGCCTTTCGGTGAAGTCATGTATCGCTGCAACGCGCATTATTGTTTCAGCAGCGTGTTCCGCAATCGCGTCGTCGGACTGGTCGTCACGCTGGCGCTCATGCAActctttctcttctccttCTACCTCAACGGCCTGCACAGTCAAGTGGTCGTCACGACCAATACGGGtagcagcagcaacagtcCCGTTTCGTCATCGGAGCAACAGGATGGACATTATCAGCCGTTAGAATTGGCTGCTGTCGTCCAACAGGCTGTTGGCCCGCGACACGCAGACAACCCTACAGTAGTAGTGGCAGGCGCCGGGAGCGCGGCTACGGTCGTGGGGGCTGACTCTAACCTTGGCCAACGGTCAGCGCCAGTAGGTCAAGAGGTGGATCGGCCAGACGAAGAGTTCCTCAATCCGTCCATCAGCAAAGCCAAGGCCGCCATGGGAGACGTAGCTAAGAAAGCTCTTGATCACCTGATGACGAACAAAAAACCAGCCATGGATTTAATGGCCATGGCTGCCAAGAAGCTATCAGCCGACCCTAACGACCCAACGATGGCGAAACTTGGTCTTAATCTGTTGGCTAATGCTTTTAACAACATGAAAAACCAACGGGGACCAGCCCAGCTAAAgccacaacaacagcaacagcagccaacGAATGAAGTGACGGGTCGCCAGCAACAGGCTGTCGCCAACAGTAATGAGCCAGCCTCGTCATCAGCCGTTAACGATGTCGAGGATCAATCCAAATCCCAGTACGCCAATCTAGCGCAAATGGGATTACAAATGCTAACCAACGGTCTGGCCGATCCTTCGTCGATTGCAGCTAATAAGGGATCCAGTCCGGACATGCGCATGCTGGAAATGGCTTCTCAATTGATGTGGCAGAGCGCCAAACTATCGAAAGCCGGATTCGACCCTCAAATGGCCAAATCGGCCTTGGGTTTGCTTAAAGGCGCTGTGGCTAGTCAAAAACTCGATCCCAAGCTCATTCTCGGCCTGGCTACCAAGATGATGACAATGCAACAACAActgcaacagcaacaacaaccatCGTCTGTTTCCGGCGAAACTAATGGCGGTGGCTTCAACTTGTTGAGCCAATTGTTGTCCAACGGCCAGCTGGCGTCGGCGCTGCTCAACGCCGGAGCTGCTGCCGCTCAGCCGGCAGTTTCGGCCGACCAATCCAATGCGATTTATCGCAATTATGTCAAGGTGACCAGCAGAAAATTGCCGACGCTCAAATCGAAGATGTCGTCACCTTATTCCATCCCGTCTGGCAAAGTTGTCGTCGACATTGGATTTCAGTTCACGATGGAAGCGGTGGACACGTGCCGCTCCAACGCCACCTACCTGATTATGGCCATTTCATCGGCTGCGCACACTGAAGAACGACAGGCGGCTCGCGACACGTGGATCAAAGATTTGCATCAGCTGGTCGGCGGCAAAGTCGACGTTGTTTTCATAATTGGCCAAACGGCGAACGTCACTCTGCATCGGGCCATCGAAGAGGAGGCAACCACCCACCGGGACTTGATCCAGACCAACGTGCAAGAGCCAATAGAGAATGGCGTTTTCAAAACTTTGGCCGGGCTCGTCTGGATCGACCGCCACTGTCCGGAAATTGAGCAAATCCTCAAGATCGATGATGACGTCTACGTCAGCGCAGCAACAATGCTCAAGGCGATGGAGAAGGGCAAAGCGAGGCCCACCATTACCGGTAGCTTGATCGACAGCATGAATCCACACACGACATCAG ACGAGAGACATAAAACGACGAAAAAAGCGTGGCCACTCAAAGAGTTCCCTCGTTTCGTTCTTGGTGGAGCTTACCTGATGGGCAGGCCAGCAGTGCCTCGTTTATTGGCCGCCGCTCAGGTGACCCCTGTTCTACCACTCGAAGATGTCTACGTGACCGGGTTGTGCGCCGTCGGTGGCAAAGTGGAGCTTATTCCAAAAAAAAG CCTgtttgaagaagaaattagCGAAGAATTGGAGACTTGTACCTTTGAAGATTTCGCTTCGTGGCGCTCGACTGGGGCCGCTGACGTTAAACAGACGTGGAATTTTGCTCAAGCGATGAAGAGAAGCGGCGAAATTTGCATCACGACCAACAAGTGCGCCCGAACGTTCATGGGCATTTGCATCCCATCCTCGTCCTAA
- the LOC116936093 gene encoding LOW QUALITY PROTEIN: sterol regulatory element-binding protein cleavage-activating protein (The sequence of the model RefSeq protein was modified relative to this genomic sequence to represent the inferred CDS: deleted 1 base in 1 codon) translates to MAFIDPQIGHHPAVEDVDPTALANGRGLHSSTKGLSIPDRVALLYYKHGLLCSSYPWCTIVVAIIIVLTSCHPLLSLPFPGNEPEEISIPLPEKRISTDQDFETLQYPTRWGTQQPSFFIQQIVIRSSVNPWTSDLGLMDAFRGPLGEVFKIHSGLLGFHSRTSNLTLRDVCLYVESVAPRARSFQHLLPEFSCLVLSPANLWQLDENTFRNDAQFLDTIFSFKNPVVEVRSSMADILYGVSLKNSGLKKFPVKTRSRVLTYAVTIILKTHSEPFLSDLRLKLRNQFPLHSSTQESSPSRRTVVHIYYPERFNYLELIPLTFVYLVLFLYIYFSVRKIEMVKSKFGMAFSAVVTVVASLGMSVGLCTWFGLRFTLQGRDVFPYLVVIVGLENILVLTRSVVSTPANLDVKIRVAQGLSREGWNITKNLLTEITILTVGFFTFVPAIQEFCLFAVVALLSDFVLQMLFFSTVLSIDILRKELSEIQRQRRQLQPGQQYLATNHSVQTPNSAERAFIANSVHPHLRTRGHTAAVSSKATPTAVVAPSSYTHNRSAMARVPRRIKIVHFWARTRFFQRTFMVAVVIWMSIFFYKYVAIENLTGETAGWSVQPNDSSPVELPAQSPQPSVKVSCSAGSNCVRSGEPDVTKETATPRAASEYATVSPSTGKEEIDWQSRLQHPKNVDLWRRLSYRHWPDLLDIYNISLAGKCIAILPSIRLSIPVHPERLSEVRNSRDGEYLSRSRWKSLASALDSLDVLDGDDSDFGTSGLNHDGGLNSGSGGNGGSDEDSKTPYVPSSPIQIILTTLLAIPSVVFIAYVTVVLYRCICSRHYAEWRSSSTFWSLGWGWAGNAGGGLTQESREYYSQIVAESMPLVLDGHRSPIECISTDGDVVSSVCLSGQLHIWDIQTGDAVAQIDRNTYFAALHQQSTPPSPNGLRRDTYSSTNEMAAFNGPTFSNPIVLRSSGSFHSPPASPNDLSWKDRTSPTSVKTSYYPSPVWCMQCFDGQVALGCANGRIEIWSHSSGLRCLYDDGGGVGVAKLKVCGEYLLAARLNGTLESFQFHADFGSSVEQVDRRVHSLHGVGEYDSEGRHSPSVFRLVRLNWARAHQQPISVLDASANGSRVVTGSLDHCLKVWRLETLTALYCLHGHRGPITAMFIDGAYPCSASGTGSQDGMLCMWDLSSGTCVYSLQAHDGSVSVLTYTSSYVISLGADDKLCVWERFQGHLLNSLSLARLALCGSLAMLNDRLLVTSRQGSLVVWDVRTGESIREVRLGDADSSTFVRNVMVVRDNVICDYGTQLRIVSFPMISTHKVE, encoded by the exons ATGGCCTTTATTGATCCACAAATTGGTCATCACCCCGCCGTCGAGGATGTCGATCCGACTGCACTTGCTAATGGGAGAGGATTGCATTCTAGCACTAAAGGCCTCAGCATACCTGATAGGGTAGCGTTACTCTACTACAAGCATGGTCTCCTTTGCTCCAGCTACCCCTGGTGTACAATAGTAGTAGCGATTATTATTGTTCTCACGTCATGTCACCCGTTGTTGTCATTGCCTTTTCCTGGAAATGAACCAGAGGAGATATCTATCCCACTCCCTGAGAAAAGAATCTCTACGGATCAAGATTTTGAAACTCTTCAGTACCCAACAAGATGGGGAACTCAACAGCCATCATTTTTCATTCAGCAGATTGTAATACGATCATCAGTCAACCCGTGGACCTCTGACTTGGGCCTGATGGATGCTTTTAGAGGTCCATTGGGGGAAGTTTTCAAGATACATTCAGGTCTGCTGGGCTTCCACTCACGTACTAGTAACTTGACTCTTCGAGACGTTTGCCTCTACGTTGAGAGCGTAGCTCCTAGAGCTCGTTCTTTTCAACATCTTCTCCCGGAATTCAGTTGTCTGGTCCTGTCACCTGCAAATTTGTGGCAACTAGACGAGAATACCTTCCGCAATGACGCCCAGTTCCTAGACACCATCTTTTCCTTCAAGAACCCCGTGGTAGAAGTGCGTTCAAGCATGGCCGACATACTTTATGGTGTCTCGCTCAAAAACAGTGGATTGAAGAAATTCCCAGTCAAGACTCGATCCCGCGTCCTAACGTATGCCGTCACCATCATACTTAAAACTCACTCTGAACCGTTCCTCTCCGACTTGCGACTCAAGCTCCGCAATCAATTCCCACTGCATTCTAGTACTCAAGAATCCAGTCCATCTCGACGCACAGTCGTTCATATCTACTACCCAGAAAGGTTCAACTACTTGGAGCTTATCCCGCTGACCTTTGTCTACTTAGTTCTGTTCCTCTACATTTACTTTTCGGTTCGCAAGATAGAAATGGTGAAATCAAAGTTCGGCATGGCTTTTAGTGCCGTCGTCACTGTGGTGGCATCACTGGGCATGTCTGTCGGTCTCTGCACGTGGTTCGGATTGCGTTTCACGCTCCAAGGACGAGACGTATTCCCCTATTTGGTCGTGATCGTTGGCTTGGAGAACATTTTGGTGTTGACCCGCTCCGTGGTGTCGACGCCTGCCAACTTGGACGTTAAGATCCGTGTGGCTCAGGGACTTAGTCGCGAAGGCTGGAATATAACCAAAAATCTTTTGACCGAAATCACTATCTTGACGGTTGGCTTCTTCACCTTTGTTCCAGCAATCCAAGAATTCTGTCTGTTTGCCGTCGTCGCCCTCCTATCCGATTTCGTCCTCCAAATGCTGTTCTTCTCCACCGTCCTGTCCATCGACATATTGCGCAAAGAGTTGTCGGAAATCCAACGCCAACGGCGGCAGCTTCAACCTGGCCAGCAGTACTTGGCCACCAATCATAGCGTCCAAACTCCGAATTCAGCGGAACGTGCGTTTATAGCTAATTCTGTCCACCCGCACTTACGCACCCGAGGGCACACGGCTGCCGTTTCGTCCAAAGCCACTCCAACGGCCGTCGTAGCGCCTTCGTCGTACACGCACAATCGATCAGCTATGGCCAGAGTGCCACGAAGGATAAAGATTGTTCATTTCTGGGCCCGCACGCGCTTCTTCCAGCGTACCTTTATGGTGGCTGTTGTCATCTGGATGAGTATCTTCTTCTACAAGTACGTGGCCATCGAGAATTTGACGGGTGAAACGGCTGGCTGGTCAGTTCAACCGAACGATTCATCGCCGGTTGAACTTCCAGCGCAATCGCCGCAACCCAGTGTCAAAGTCTCGTGCTCTGCCGGATCCAATTGTGTTCGATCAGGGGAACCAGATGTCACGAAAGAAACCGCAACCCCTCGCGCTGCGTCTGAATATGCGACTGTGTCGCCCTCCACCggcaaagaagaaatcgaTTGGCAGAGTCGGTTGCAACACCCGAAGAACGTAGATCTTTGGAGGAGGTTGTCGTATCGTCACTGGCCTGATTTGCTGGATATTTACAACATTTCTCTGGCCGGAAAATGCATAGCCATATTACCTTCCATCCGTCTTTCCATACCGGTCCATCCTGAACGGCTGTCGGAAGTGCGCAACAGTAGGGACGGCGAGTACCTGTCGCGATCGCGCTGGAAATCTTTGGCATCAGCCCTCGATTCGCTCGATGTCCTCGACGGAGATGACAGTGATTTCGGCACGTCGGGTCTCAATCACGACGGAGGTCTCAATAGTGGATCAGGCGGGAACGGGGGCTCGGACGAAGACAGCAAGACACCCTACGTTCCGTCGTCGCCCATACAAATCATCTTGACCACTTTATTGGCCATCCCCAGCGTCGTTTTCATCGCCTACGTCACCGTCGTCCTGTATCGTTGCATATGTTCCCGTCACTACGCCGAATGGAGGAGCTCTTCGACGTTCTGGTCGCTGGGTTGGGGCTGGGCCGGCAATGCCGGTGGCGGTTTGACGCAAGAGTCTCGCGAATATTACTCACAAATAGTAGCAGAGTCGATGCCTCTCGTTCTCGACGGTCACCGTTCGCCGATCGAATGCATTTCCACCGATGGCGATGTCGTATCGAGCGTATGCTTATCCGGCCAGCTGCACATCTGGGACATTCAAACGGGCGACGCGGTAGCTCAAATCGATCGAAACACGTATTTTGCCGCCCTACATCAACAGTCAACGCCGCCGTCGCCGAACGGTCTGCGCCGTGATACGTACTCATCAACCAACGAGATGGCCGCTTTTAACGGTCCCACCTTTTCGAACCCGATTGTTTTGAGATCTTCGGGCTCTTTTCATTCTCCTCCGGCTAGCCCCAACGACCTGTCGTGGAAGGACAGGACTAGTCCGACTAGCGTCAAAACGTCTTACTATCCGTCACCAGTGTGGTGCATGCAATGCTTTGATGGACAGGTGGCGCTGGGCTGCGCCAACGGACGGATTGAAATTTGGAGCCACAGTTCGGGATTGCGTTGCCTTTACGATGATGGCGGTGGCGTCGGAGTAGCCAAGCTGAAAGTTTGCGGCGAATATCTTCTGGCTGCCCGGCTGAATGGAACCCTAGAATCGTTCCAGTTCCATGCGGATTTCGGCAGTTCTGTCGAACAAGTCGATCGTCGTGTTCATTCCCTCCACGGGGTTGGTGAATACGATTCAGAAGGTCGACATTCTCCGTCCGTTTTTCGTCTTGTCCGGCTCAACTGGGCCAGGGCTCATCAACAGCCCATCTCAGTCCTGGACGCGTCGGCCAACGGCAGCCGCGTAGTGACGGGTTCATTAGATCATTGCCTGAAAGTTTGGCGGCTGGAAACACTGACGGCCCTGTACTGTTTGCACGGCCACCGCGGACCCATCACCGCCATGTTTATCGACGGCGCGTACCCTTGCAGCGCGTCCGGAACGGGAAGTCAAGACGGAATGCTGTGCATGTGGGATTTGTCCAGCGGCACTTGCGTCTACAGTTTGCAGGCTCACGACGGTAGCGTGTCCGTCCTGACCTACACGTCCTCGTACGTGATCAGCCTGGGCGCCGATGATAAGTTATGCGTGTGGGAGCGATTTCAGGGT CATCTGCTCAACTCTCTTTCGTTGGCCCGTCTTGCTCTGTGCGGTAGTTTGGCTATGCTCAACGACCGGTTACTTGTCACCAGTCGGCAAGGTTCGCTGGTCGTCTGGGACGTCCGAACGGGCGAATCGATTCGAGAAGTTCGCCTCGGCGATGCCGACTCGAGTACTTTCGTTCGCAACGTGATGGTCGTTAGAGACAATGTCATCTGTGACTATGGCACTCAGTTGCGTATCGTTTCTTTCCCCATGATTTCCACCCACAAAGTTGAGTAA